From one Rhodamnia argentea isolate NSW1041297 chromosome 1, ASM2092103v1, whole genome shotgun sequence genomic stretch:
- the LOC115751779 gene encoding major strawberry allergen Fra a 1-3-like, protein MGVVTYSQEFTSVVAPSRMFKALVLDSHNILPKIVPGGIKSVEFIEGDGGVGSIKQTNFGESAHIKYTRHMIDAIDVENFYCKYTLIESDIKFDKIDFIVYEVKFTSADGGCICKMTSNYHVMEGAELKEDDIKQGKDRATGLFQTVEEYLLANPAVCA, encoded by the exons ATGGGTGTTGTCACTTACTCTCAAGAGTTCACATCTGTAGTCGCTCCATCGAGGATGTTCAAGGCTTTGGTCCTTGACTCACACAACATCCTTCCCAAGATTGTCCCCGGGGGCATTAAGAGCGTTGAGTTCATTGAGGGAGATGGCGGAGTTGGTAGCATCAAGCAAACTAACTTTGGCGAAA GTGCTCACATCAAGTACACGAGGCACATGATTGACGCTATTGATGTTGAGaacttttattgcaaatatactTTGATTGAAAGTGATATTAAGTTCGACAAAATTGACTTCATTGTCTATGAGGTGAAGTTCACATCAGCTGATGGTGGATGCATCTGCAAAATGACGAGCAACTATCATGTTATGGAAGGTGCAGAGCTCAAGGAAGATGACATCAAGCAGGGCAAAGATAGGGCAACGGGATTGTTCCAGACAGTTGAAGAGTACCTCCTGGCAAATCCCGCTGTTTGTGCTTAA